The genomic window CCAGCCATGTGCTTCCTGCTCCTGAGTCGGTTGACGTTCGTCGCTGTTTCGGTCCGGAGGCCGCGGCGGACGCCGCGCCTCCCGCCAACCGGCTCAGTCCACGATCTCGGTGACGACGCCCGCGCCCACGGTGCGGCCGCCCTCGCGGATGGCGAAGCGCAGCTCCTTCTCCATCGCGATCGGGGTGATCAGCTCCACCGTCATCTGCACGTTGTCGCCCGGCATCACCATCTCCACCCCC from Longimicrobium sp. includes these protein-coding regions:
- the tuf gene encoding elongation factor Tu (EF-Tu; promotes GTP-dependent binding of aminoacyl-tRNA to the A-site of ribosomes during protein biosynthesis; when the tRNA anticodon matches the mRNA codon, GTP hydrolysis results; the inactive EF-Tu-GDP leaves the ribosome and release of GDP is promoted by elongation factor Ts; many prokaryotes have two copies of the gene encoding EF-Tu), with the protein product GVEMVMPGDNVQMTVELITPIAMEKELRFAIREGGRTVGAGVVTEIVD